From a single Bacillus kexueae genomic region:
- the rlmH gene encoding 23S rRNA (pseudouridine(1915)-N(3))-methyltransferase RlmH, translating to MNIQIITIGKLKEKYLKQGINEFLKRLSPYAKVDIIELPDEKAPETLSEQEMEQVKQKEGERILSKISPDTHVIALAIEGKMKTSEELADSLDKLATYGKSKIAFVIGGSLGLSSSVMKRANEALSFSKMTFPHQLMRLILLEQVYRAFRINRGEPYHK from the coding sequence ATGAACATCCAAATCATCACGATCGGAAAATTAAAAGAAAAATATTTAAAACAAGGCATCAACGAATTTCTAAAACGCTTATCACCGTATGCGAAAGTCGACATCATTGAACTACCGGATGAAAAAGCACCGGAAACATTAAGCGAACAAGAAATGGAACAAGTAAAACAAAAAGAAGGCGAGCGAATCCTTTCAAAGATCAGTCCAGACACACACGTCATTGCCCTTGCAATCGAAGGAAAAATGAAAACATCCGAAGAACTCGCCGACTCATTAGATAAACTCGCCACATACGGCAAAAGCAAAATCGCCTTCGTCATCGGCGGCTCACTCGGCCTCAGCTCTTCTGTTATGAAACGAGCAAACGAAGCACTCTCATTCAGCAAAATGACATTCCCGCACCAGTTGATGAGATTAATTCTATTGGAGCAGGTGTATCGGGCGTTTAGGATTAATCGGGGGGAACCGTATCATAAATAA
- a CDS encoding GNAT family N-acetyltransferase → MNKQTGKVGDEISLIKQIEELDFALLQSFSNKKDQPWGVLFWNEDQPDYYDANHAHISKQPENPEKVIDEVISFYEGLNVIPRFYLYNLESLTSFVAKLKEKGFQFEDFAQPIQLWSNEIISLPTNNDVTIEKVTSKNYHEALSVECQINEFGGKAVREKAFETEFNDERYTHYLLKYNGKPCSTACLFVHGNQGRIESVATVEEYRGKGLIGLLLQHIQREAKRLQLEKLWVHPINEKVEKVYSRYGFTTIRTLQTGHAFLGGRSIKEIQGR, encoded by the coding sequence ATGAATAAACAAACAGGAAAAGTAGGAGATGAAATAAGTTTAATAAAACAAATTGAAGAGTTAGATTTTGCACTTTTACAGTCCTTTTCCAATAAAAAGGATCAACCGTGGGGTGTTTTATTTTGGAACGAGGACCAACCAGACTATTACGATGCCAACCACGCCCATATAAGTAAACAGCCTGAAAATCCTGAGAAAGTAATCGATGAGGTCATCTCATTTTATGAAGGTTTGAATGTGATTCCAAGGTTTTATTTATATAATCTTGAGTCTTTAACGAGTTTTGTTGCGAAACTAAAAGAGAAGGGATTTCAGTTTGAAGATTTTGCGCAGCCAATTCAGCTTTGGTCAAATGAAATCATATCGTTACCAACGAATAATGATGTCACGATAGAGAAAGTAACCAGTAAGAATTATCATGAAGCTTTATCGGTTGAGTGTCAGATTAATGAGTTTGGTGGAAAAGCGGTTCGCGAAAAGGCGTTTGAAACCGAATTTAATGATGAACGTTATACCCATTATCTTCTAAAATATAACGGAAAACCTTGTTCCACTGCGTGTTTATTCGTTCACGGGAATCAAGGGAGAATAGAAAGTGTCGCCACAGTCGAAGAGTATAGAGGAAAAGGATTAATTGGCTTATTGTTACAGCATATACAGAGAGAAGCTAAAAGACTACAACTAGAAAAACTATGGGTTCACCCAATCAATGAAAAAGTGGAAAAGGTTTATAGTCGTTACGGATTTACTACAATACGAACTTTACAGACCGGTCATGCCTTTCTAGGTGGGAGAAGTATTAAGGAAATACAAGGGCGGTGA
- a CDS encoding CxxH/CxxC protein, which translates to MKACIEHIEVVIDMFVDENEIAPNIQKIEDNHSLSTTCDLCNNPAVYIVSES; encoded by the coding sequence ATGAAAGCATGTATCGAACACATTGAAGTAGTCATTGATATGTTTGTGGATGAAAATGAAATCGCACCAAACATTCAAAAAATTGAAGATAATCACAGTTTATCCACAACGTGTGATTTATGTAACAATCCCGCTGTATATATCGTATCAGAGTCATAA
- a CDS encoding S1C family serine protease yields MGYYDQDYENQSRSQKGNRGGSLLAGLLGAVLGGLLIVFSLPALANFNILPYDMNISPKSSTTDEAVSEDTSSSASLTTVNVDVNTAVTEAVEQVSDAVVGITNIQTASFWNQTQTSEAGTGSGVIYKKEGDLAYIVTNHHVVEGASELEVVLSDGTRIPAELVGSDMLTDLAVLTVSADEIKKIAEFGNSSQVKAGEPVLAIGNPLGLQFAGSVTQGIISGTERAIPVDVNQDGTVDWQAEVLQTDAAINPGNSGGALVNLDGKVIGINSMKIAQSAVEGIGLAIPINDAIPVIESLEQYGEVKRPFMGTSLQSLGDIPSYYWTEALNLPSEVEEGVVVMGVEPGSPASVAGLREKDVIVEMAGEQVTNILELRKVLYQHEIGDSIEVKFYRNGELQSVTLKLSEQNSL; encoded by the coding sequence ATGGGGTATTATGATCAAGATTATGAGAACCAATCAAGAAGTCAAAAAGGAAATCGTGGGGGCTCTTTGCTGGCGGGGTTACTTGGAGCTGTTCTAGGAGGTCTGTTGATCGTTTTCTCCCTCCCGGCTTTAGCAAACTTCAACATTCTCCCGTACGACATGAATATTTCGCCAAAAAGTAGCACAACGGATGAAGCAGTCAGTGAAGACACATCCTCATCGGCTTCATTAACGACGGTTAACGTTGATGTAAATACAGCGGTGACAGAAGCAGTGGAACAAGTATCCGATGCAGTCGTCGGGATTACGAATATCCAAACCGCAAGCTTTTGGAATCAAACTCAAACGAGTGAAGCAGGCACAGGGTCTGGAGTGATTTATAAAAAAGAGGGTGACCTTGCATACATTGTTACAAACCACCATGTTGTCGAAGGGGCAAGTGAGTTAGAAGTTGTGTTAAGCGATGGAACTAGAATTCCTGCGGAACTTGTAGGGTCGGATATGTTAACGGACTTAGCTGTCTTAACGGTAAGTGCAGATGAAATTAAAAAAATAGCGGAGTTTGGGAACTCCAGTCAAGTAAAAGCAGGTGAGCCTGTTTTAGCCATTGGGAATCCGTTAGGGCTTCAATTTGCTGGTTCTGTTACGCAAGGAATTATTTCTGGTACAGAACGTGCCATCCCAGTTGATGTGAACCAAGATGGAACAGTTGATTGGCAAGCAGAAGTATTACAAACGGATGCGGCGATTAACCCTGGAAATAGCGGTGGTGCTTTAGTCAATTTAGATGGTAAAGTGATAGGGATTAACTCGATGAAGATCGCTCAAAGTGCTGTAGAAGGCATTGGTCTTGCAATTCCGATTAATGATGCGATTCCAGTTATTGAAAGCTTAGAGCAATATGGCGAAGTGAAGCGACCATTTATGGGAACGAGCCTTCAATCGTTAGGCGATATTCCAAGCTACTACTGGACAGAAGCGTTAAACTTACCAAGTGAAGTAGAAGAAGGGGTCGTCGTGATGGGGGTTGAACCTGGTTCTCCAGCTAGCGTTGCTGGTCTACGTGAAAAAGATGTTATCGTCGAGATGGCTGGTGAACAAGTGACCAACATATTAGAACTTCGAAAAGTGCTGTACCAGCATGAGATTGGTGACTCAATTGAAGTGAAATTTTATCGAAATGGGGAGCTTCAATCCGTAACCTTAAAGCTGTCTGAACAAAACTCATTATAA
- a CDS encoding malate:quinone oxidoreductase has product MNKMLHKTDVILIGAGVMSATLGTLLKELAPEWEIKVFEKLPKAGEESSNEWNNAGTGHAALCELNYTPEKSDGSIDVTKAIKINEQFHVSRQFWSYLVNAGLIPRAEDFIRPIPHMSIVQGEENVQFLKKRFDALVNHPLFQGMEFTEDRERLKEWIPLMMEGRESAEPIAATKIDSGTDVNFGALTRLLFEHLQKQNVEVHYKHSVENMKRNADGSWELKVKNLESGEVEYHMAKFVFIGAGGGSLPLLQKTGIPESKNIGGFPVSGLFMVCNNPEVVEKHHAKVYGKAKVGAPPMSVPHLDTRYIDNKKSLLFGPFAGFSPKFLKNGSNLDLIRSVNVNNVLTMLAAGVKEMALTKYLIQQVLLSNEKRLEELREFIPTAKLEDWDIVVAGQRVQVIKDTETGGKGTLQFGTEVICSADGSIAALLGASPGASTAVHVMLEVIERCFGDKMHDWVPKIREMIPSYGESLVDNPNLLKEIERTTAQTLGLHSRELAYS; this is encoded by the coding sequence ATGAACAAAATGCTTCATAAAACAGATGTAATATTAATTGGTGCTGGTGTTATGAGCGCGACTTTGGGGACTTTACTAAAAGAATTGGCACCAGAGTGGGAGATTAAGGTGTTTGAGAAGCTCCCGAAAGCAGGGGAGGAGAGCTCAAACGAATGGAATAATGCTGGGACAGGCCATGCTGCTTTGTGTGAATTGAATTACACACCAGAGAAGTCCGATGGCTCAATTGATGTGACTAAAGCGATTAAAATCAATGAGCAGTTCCACGTTTCGCGGCAATTTTGGTCGTATCTTGTGAATGCTGGATTAATTCCACGAGCAGAGGATTTTATTCGTCCGATTCCGCATATGAGCATTGTTCAAGGGGAAGAAAATGTTCAATTCTTAAAGAAGCGTTTCGATGCGCTTGTGAATCATCCATTGTTTCAAGGAATGGAATTTACAGAAGACCGTGAAAGGCTAAAAGAGTGGATTCCGCTAATGATGGAAGGGCGTGAATCGGCAGAACCGATCGCAGCGACCAAAATCGACTCAGGAACGGATGTCAATTTTGGTGCTTTAACACGTCTTTTGTTTGAACATTTACAGAAACAAAATGTAGAGGTTCACTATAAGCATTCCGTTGAAAACATGAAGCGAAATGCAGATGGTTCGTGGGAGCTTAAGGTGAAAAATCTTGAAAGTGGCGAAGTAGAGTATCATATGGCGAAGTTCGTGTTTATTGGTGCTGGAGGGGGAAGCTTGCCATTACTTCAAAAGACGGGCATTCCGGAGTCTAAAAACATCGGTGGCTTCCCAGTAAGCGGGCTATTTATGGTTTGTAATAATCCAGAGGTAGTCGAAAAACATCACGCCAAAGTATATGGGAAAGCGAAGGTGGGAGCTCCACCGATGTCAGTCCCGCATCTTGATACGCGTTATATCGACAACAAAAAGTCGTTACTGTTCGGACCGTTTGCAGGGTTCTCACCTAAGTTTTTAAAGAACGGATCGAATTTAGATTTAATTCGCTCTGTTAACGTCAATAATGTCCTGACGATGCTTGCGGCCGGTGTCAAAGAAATGGCACTGACAAAGTATCTCATTCAGCAAGTTCTATTATCAAACGAAAAGCGTTTAGAAGAATTACGCGAGTTCATCCCCACGGCAAAATTAGAGGATTGGGATATTGTCGTTGCAGGACAACGTGTACAGGTGATTAAAGATACGGAAACAGGCGGAAAAGGTACCCTTCAATTCGGTACAGAAGTGATCTGTTCTGCCGATGGATCGATTGCTGCGTTACTCGGCGCATCACCAGGTGCTTCGACGGCTGTTCATGTCATGCTTGAAGTAATTGAACGCTGCTTTGGAGATAAAATGCATGATTGGGTGCCGAAAATTAGAGAAATGATTCCATCTTACGGAGAATCGCTAGTAGACAATCCAAACTTATTAAAAGAAATTGAACGAACAACAGCGCAAACGCTTGGGCTTCATAGTCGCGAGCTTGCATATAGTTGA
- a CDS encoding TIGR00341 family protein: MSLQLIEAYIPTKHFATVEEKLHSYTPISYWRGDETSDRYLVRLLVKTEQSEEILNYLEHAAHLVDGFEIMMLPISTYIRREKEEEKEQKTREKGIERASRHELYVQMEAQSKPSWTYFIFVLLSSIVVTIGLIKNSPAVVIGGMVIAPLLGPAISLAFASIIGDLKLVRQGTFTVLCGIGVALAISIIFGLVINIPFDSHEFMSRTEVDGMDVILALASGAAGALSVLKRFPSALVGVMVAVALLPPTVVLGMSIGSMLWEEAFRAFLLLAINVHAVLLSAITLFSLTGIRPVKYNEIQKANNSKKWAFIIITVMIIILLSAILSS; the protein is encoded by the coding sequence ATGTCATTACAACTGATTGAAGCGTACATACCGACGAAGCACTTTGCGACGGTGGAAGAAAAACTCCATTCGTATACACCCATTTCGTACTGGCGTGGAGACGAAACATCAGATCGCTATCTCGTACGTTTGTTAGTGAAAACGGAGCAATCGGAGGAAATATTAAATTACTTAGAACATGCCGCTCATCTCGTTGATGGCTTTGAAATTATGATGTTGCCAATTTCCACTTACATTCGACGAGAAAAAGAGGAAGAAAAAGAACAAAAAACGAGAGAAAAGGGCATAGAACGTGCTTCCCGCCATGAATTATACGTTCAAATGGAAGCACAGAGTAAACCATCTTGGACGTACTTCATTTTTGTTCTCCTTTCTTCAATCGTCGTTACTATTGGCTTGATTAAAAATAGCCCAGCCGTTGTCATTGGGGGAATGGTTATCGCACCTTTGTTAGGACCTGCGATTTCTTTGGCCTTTGCATCCATCATTGGGGATTTAAAACTCGTGCGACAGGGGACGTTCACCGTATTATGCGGCATTGGGGTGGCATTGGCCATTTCCATCATCTTTGGGTTGGTCATCAACATTCCTTTTGATAGCCATGAATTTATGTCACGTACTGAAGTCGATGGGATGGACGTCATTTTAGCGCTCGCCTCTGGAGCAGCTGGGGCACTATCGGTATTAAAACGATTTCCAAGCGCACTCGTTGGGGTGATGGTCGCCGTTGCTTTATTACCGCCTACTGTCGTCTTAGGTATGTCGATTGGCTCAATGCTATGGGAAGAAGCCTTTCGCGCCTTTTTACTCCTAGCTATAAACGTACACGCCGTACTCCTTTCGGCTATTACACTTTTTTCACTTACGGGCATTCGACCTGTTAAATACAATGAAATCCAAAAAGCTAACAACTCAAAAAAGTGGGCTTTTATCATCATTACAGTCATGATCATCATTTTACTTTCCGCCATCTTATCCAGTTAA
- the walK gene encoding cell wall metabolism sensor histidine kinase WalK has product MNNEKVPFFRSIHFKLVLIYVLLIILGMQIIGVYFGRALETRLIENFTSSLSQRIDLMAYNIEQAMIKAEEDASVNVSDEISSVLKDYKGDEIQEILVVDKDARIIGTSEFNEDIIGKRATENMITRALVVNSTNENIMIDSNTKHRMYVIATPIVTDFKGETIGAVYVIASMEDVFSLMRTINNILATGTGISLLITAFLGIFLARTITRPLSDMRKQAQELAKGNFSRKVNIYGEDEIGQLGNAFNNLTKEIKEAQETTEGERRKLASVIAHMTDGVMATDAKGNVILVNQPAVKMLNVSRETALQTSLVQLLQLEEEYTFEDLVELEEPLILDVSTKQRPYILRVNFSPIQKEEGIVNGLIAVVYDITEQERIEQERREFVANVSHELRTPLTTMRSYLEALADGAWQEKELAPKFLHVTQTETERMIRLVNDLLQLSKLDKKDYQLNKEYIHFVDFFHNIIDRFEMSKAQHVTFVRNLPVQDIYVEFDSDKLTQVLDNIISNALKYSPEGGRVTFTVTEQESHIQVSVKDEGMGVPEKSLPKIFERFYRVDKARSRKMGGTGLGLAIAKEVIEAHQGEIWAESKEGEGTTIFFTLPYDPYQEDDWE; this is encoded by the coding sequence ATGAATAACGAAAAGGTACCTTTTTTTCGCTCGATCCATTTTAAGCTTGTGTTAATTTATGTCTTACTGATTATTTTAGGGATGCAGATTATCGGTGTTTACTTTGGACGAGCGTTAGAGACGAGATTAATCGAGAATTTTACTTCTTCTCTTTCACAACGAATTGACTTAATGGCTTATAACATTGAACAAGCGATGATAAAGGCAGAAGAAGACGCCTCCGTCAATGTAAGTGATGAAATATCTTCAGTCTTGAAGGATTACAAAGGAGATGAAATTCAAGAGATTCTCGTTGTCGATAAAGATGCACGTATTATTGGCACTTCTGAGTTTAATGAAGATATTATTGGAAAACGAGCGACAGAGAATATGATTACGCGTGCGCTCGTTGTCAATTCAACAAATGAAAACATTATGATCGATTCGAATACGAAGCATCGGATGTATGTCATTGCTACCCCAATTGTGACGGACTTTAAAGGGGAAACGATTGGGGCTGTTTATGTCATTGCTTCGATGGAAGATGTCTTTTCTTTAATGCGAACGATTAATAATATTTTAGCGACAGGAACGGGAATATCCCTTTTGATAACAGCATTTCTTGGGATTTTTCTTGCGCGAACGATAACGCGTCCATTGTCGGACATGCGTAAACAAGCGCAAGAATTAGCGAAAGGGAACTTCTCCAGGAAAGTTAATATTTATGGCGAAGATGAAATTGGTCAATTAGGAAACGCATTTAACAATTTAACGAAAGAAATTAAAGAAGCACAAGAAACGACAGAAGGGGAAAGGCGGAAACTGGCATCAGTCATCGCTCACATGACTGATGGTGTCATGGCAACTGATGCGAAAGGCAACGTTATTTTAGTGAATCAACCAGCTGTTAAAATGTTAAACGTTTCACGTGAAACAGCGCTTCAAACAAGTCTTGTACAGTTGTTACAGCTTGAAGAAGAGTATACGTTCGAGGATTTAGTAGAGCTTGAAGAACCGCTAATTTTAGACGTGAGCACGAAACAGCGTCCGTATATTTTACGCGTAAATTTTTCCCCAATTCAAAAAGAAGAAGGCATTGTCAATGGGTTGATTGCCGTAGTGTACGATATTACGGAACAGGAGCGAATCGAGCAAGAAAGACGTGAATTCGTGGCAAATGTGTCACATGAATTACGTACGCCGTTAACGACGATGAGAAGCTATTTAGAGGCGTTAGCGGATGGGGCTTGGCAGGAAAAAGAGCTCGCGCCTAAGTTTTTACATGTAACACAAACAGAGACAGAGCGAATGATCCGTTTAGTCAATGACTTACTTCAATTATCAAAGCTCGACAAAAAAGATTACCAATTAAATAAGGAATATATTCATTTCGTAGACTTTTTCCATAACATTATAGATCGATTTGAAATGTCAAAAGCTCAGCACGTCACGTTTGTCCGTAACTTACCGGTTCAAGACATTTATGTGGAATTTGATTCTGATAAATTGACACAAGTGCTGGATAACATCATTTCAAACGCATTGAAATATTCTCCAGAAGGTGGACGTGTAACATTTACCGTCACCGAACAGGAATCACATATTCAAGTGAGTGTAAAAGATGAGGGAATGGGTGTGCCGGAAAAGAGTCTACCAAAAATCTTTGAACGTTTTTATCGAGTCGATAAAGCGCGGTCTCGAAAAATGGGTGGTACAGGATTAGGTTTGGCCATTGCCAAGGAAGTCATTGAAGCACACCAAGGAGAAATATGGGCCGAAAGTAAAGAAGGAGAAGGGACAACAATCTTCTTCACGTTACCGTATGACCCCTACCAAGAGGATGATTGGGAATGA
- a CDS encoding YycH family regulatory protein has product MKLESIKSIILTILVAISIFFTWNIWTYQPPFSEIQNSTYVESNPLSNTTKKIYDVIFPQQLLVYEDDNIYGTYDEEILSNLWKEMRKWELTDFRNVTNRIEEDYGFYHWVFNSHDSESMTLTFNDTIPITALETVTDWTEKESMTMKFDRIMVPLSTRSNQQLVYFIDFDSQYVIQADVETVLSETWSLVLESAPSKFDSYMVWEDRFLLPKQSLEMVREHYLTKTLSGEQFKNALFSNPSFVKKDVNGSEYVYTDSFRQLVIDQEKSKVVYVNPAIDQSITTEKGKLLLQSIDFINGHGGWISGYNDYKFFTTDSEQKVYFRLMVNNIPLFSFTDSYYTITSIIQSWGSSDISLYQRPLFYLDEFIREETVKLPSANEVISIIESDPNLDIEQITKIFPAYDIQVTSKQGIVYLQPVWALSLTNGKYQMLEPNQSKVRGEVNGLE; this is encoded by the coding sequence ATGAAGCTAGAAAGCATCAAATCAATAATCTTAACCATATTAGTTGCCATTAGTATCTTTTTCACGTGGAATATTTGGACGTATCAGCCCCCCTTTAGTGAAATTCAAAACTCTACTTATGTCGAAAGCAATCCGTTAAGTAATACAACGAAGAAAATCTATGATGTTATCTTTCCGCAACAACTTCTCGTCTATGAAGATGACAACATATATGGCACATATGACGAGGAGATTTTGTCGAATCTTTGGAAAGAAATGCGGAAGTGGGAGCTTACGGATTTCCGGAATGTCACGAATCGAATCGAAGAGGATTACGGCTTTTACCATTGGGTATTTAACAGCCATGATAGTGAATCTATGACCTTAACATTTAATGACACGATTCCTATTACGGCTTTAGAAACGGTAACCGATTGGACGGAAAAAGAGTCGATGACGATGAAATTTGATCGCATTATGGTTCCTCTCTCCACTCGTTCCAATCAACAGCTTGTCTACTTTATTGACTTTGACTCGCAGTATGTCATACAGGCAGATGTGGAAACCGTTTTAAGTGAAACGTGGAGTCTTGTCTTGGAATCTGCTCCTAGCAAGTTTGACTCCTATATGGTGTGGGAGGATCGTTTTCTTCTTCCGAAACAGTCATTGGAAATGGTGAGAGAACACTATTTAACGAAAACGTTAAGTGGAGAGCAATTTAAAAACGCGCTGTTCAGCAATCCATCTTTCGTAAAAAAGGATGTCAATGGTTCGGAATATGTTTATACCGATAGCTTCCGTCAGTTGGTGATTGATCAAGAGAAATCAAAAGTCGTATATGTAAACCCTGCAATTGATCAGTCCATCACGACGGAAAAAGGGAAGCTTCTGTTACAAAGCATAGATTTTATTAACGGTCATGGCGGATGGATTTCGGGGTATAACGATTATAAATTTTTTACAACGGACTCTGAGCAAAAAGTGTATTTTCGCCTAATGGTTAACAACATCCCGTTGTTTTCCTTTACCGATAGTTATTATACGATTACGTCGATTATTCAAAGCTGGGGAAGCTCGGATATTTCCCTATACCAACGACCGCTTTTTTACTTAGATGAATTTATTCGTGAGGAAACGGTAAAGCTTCCATCAGCTAACGAAGTGATCTCCATTATAGAAAGCGATCCGAACTTAGATATTGAACAAATTACAAAGATTTTCCCTGCTTATGATATTCAAGTTACTTCCAAGCAAGGGATTGTGTACTTACAGCCGGTGTGGGCATTATCTTTAACAAATGGAAAATATCAAATGCTTGAGCCAAATCAATCAAAGGTGAGGGGGGAAGTGAATGGATTGGAGTAA
- a CDS encoding two-component system regulatory protein YycI produces MDWSKTKTIFILAFLVLDIFLAFQYQEKMKSNKYDMITQTTIEEQFKAEDIKYEDLPNEVIEGSYITAKSKQFTEEEIQNLHNQEPMFPNDEQLTPVTKLRMSFSEPIPLPAETDKMTNKLNQVLTSQIVAGDQYRFWRYDEKTKQVIYLQEYDGHVIFQDETDGIGMIVFYLDENREVVSYRQTLLEDIKELENKEELYTAIQALKVLYDKNDLKSKSTVTAVDYGYYTQIPLSEQQILAPTWHIVVNEQEHYYVNALEGQVIKPEKTNVE; encoded by the coding sequence ATGGATTGGAGTAAAACAAAAACCATTTTCATTCTTGCTTTCCTCGTTTTAGATATTTTTTTAGCGTTTCAATATCAGGAAAAAATGAAAAGCAATAAGTACGACATGATTACTCAAACAACGATTGAAGAACAATTTAAAGCTGAGGATATTAAGTATGAGGATTTGCCGAATGAGGTGATTGAAGGCTCTTACATTACGGCAAAAAGCAAGCAATTTACGGAAGAAGAGATTCAAAACTTGCATAATCAAGAACCAATGTTTCCAAATGACGAGCAGTTAACGCCGGTCACGAAGTTACGCATGAGCTTTTCAGAGCCGATCCCGCTTCCTGCTGAAACGGATAAGATGACGAATAAACTTAATCAAGTGTTAACGTCACAAATTGTAGCGGGCGATCAATACCGCTTTTGGCGCTATGATGAAAAAACGAAGCAAGTGATTTATTTGCAGGAATATGATGGGCATGTTATCTTTCAAGATGAGACTGACGGCATTGGGATGATTGTGTTTTACTTAGATGAAAATCGAGAAGTTGTATCTTATCGACAAACGCTTCTAGAAGACATTAAAGAGCTTGAGAATAAGGAAGAATTGTATACGGCCATCCAAGCGTTAAAAGTGTTGTATGATAAAAATGATTTAAAATCGAAAAGTACCGTAACAGCTGTTGATTACGGTTACTATACACAAATCCCATTAAGTGAACAGCAAATTTTAGCACCAACTTGGCATATTGTCGTCAATGAACAAGAGCACTATTACGTAAATGCTCTTGAAGGACAAGTCATTAAACCAGAAAAAACAAACGTGGAGTGA
- the yycF gene encoding response regulator YycF: MDNRKILVVDDEKPIADILEFNLRKEGYEVVCVYDGNAAIEMVEEFQPDLILLDIMLPGKDGMEVCREVRKKYEMPIIMLTAKDSEIDKVLGLELGADDYVTKPFSTRELLARVKANLRRQQAIASQEAENEQTEIHIGSLIIHPDAYVVSKRGETIELTHREFELLHYLAKHIGQVMTREHLLQTVWGYDYFGDVRTVDVTVRRLREKIEDNPSHPTWIVTRRGVGYYLRNPEQE, encoded by the coding sequence ATGGATAATAGGAAAATTTTAGTTGTTGATGATGAAAAACCAATTGCTGATATATTAGAATTTAATTTAAGAAAAGAAGGATATGAGGTTGTTTGTGTATACGATGGAAATGCAGCTATCGAAATGGTAGAAGAATTTCAACCTGATTTAATTCTTCTTGATATTATGCTGCCTGGAAAAGATGGGATGGAAGTGTGCCGAGAAGTGCGTAAAAAATACGAAATGCCCATCATTATGTTAACGGCAAAGGATTCAGAAATTGATAAAGTATTAGGTTTAGAGCTTGGCGCGGATGATTATGTCACGAAGCCATTCAGTACCCGAGAATTACTCGCGCGAGTAAAAGCGAACTTGCGCAGACAGCAAGCGATTGCCTCGCAAGAAGCAGAGAACGAACAAACGGAAATTCACATAGGCTCACTCATTATTCATCCCGATGCGTATGTTGTGTCTAAACGAGGTGAAACGATTGAGCTCACACATCGTGAATTTGAGCTTCTACACTATTTGGCGAAACATATCGGACAAGTGATGACGCGCGAGCATTTGCTTCAAACAGTGTGGGGGTATGATTATTTTGGTGATGTTCGAACAGTTGATGTAACTGTTCGTAGGTTACGTGAAAAAATTGAGGATAATCCAAGTCATCCTACTTGGATTGTGACACGTAGAGGAGTCGGCTATTATTTGCGCAACCCTGAACAGGAGTAG
- a CDS encoding MBL fold metallo-hydrolase produces MSLQFSVLASGSTGNAIYVESESHSFLVDAGLSGKQMEKLFSEIDRDIRSLDGIFVTHEHSDHIKGLGVLARKYEIPVYANEKTWNAMDGLIGEINLDQKFIFQTGTVKSFGAVDIESFGVSHDAAEPMFFVFHCGGKKLTLITDTGYVSDRMKGVIRASDAFIFESNHDVEMLRMGRYPWNVKRRILSDVGHVSNEDAALAMADVISDNTKRIYLAHLSQDNNMKDLARMSVEQTLLNKGFGVGEQFELYDTDPKTPTPLVAV; encoded by the coding sequence ATGAGCTTGCAGTTTAGCGTGCTAGCAAGCGGCAGTACAGGGAATGCGATTTATGTTGAAAGCGAAAGTCATTCCTTCTTAGTAGATGCCGGTTTAAGCGGAAAGCAGATGGAAAAGTTATTCTCGGAAATTGATCGAGACATTCGCTCATTAGATGGGATTTTTGTGACGCATGAACATAGTGACCATATCAAAGGGTTAGGTGTTCTCGCTCGAAAGTATGAAATTCCTGTTTATGCGAATGAGAAAACGTGGAATGCCATGGACGGACTTATTGGTGAGATTAACCTAGATCAAAAGTTTATTTTTCAAACGGGTACGGTCAAGTCTTTTGGAGCCGTCGATATCGAGTCTTTCGGTGTTTCCCATGACGCAGCTGAGCCGATGTTTTTTGTCTTTCATTGCGGAGGGAAAAAACTGACACTCATTACGGATACAGGTTATGTTAGTGACCGTATGAAAGGTGTTATTCGCGCGTCTGATGCGTTTATTTTTGAAAGTAATCACGATGTGGAAATGCTTCGCATGGGCCGATATCCGTGGAATGTAAAGCGTCGAATATTAAGCGATGTTGGGCATGTTTCAAATGAAGATGCTGCACTTGCTATGGCTGATGTCATTTCAGATAATACGAAGCGTATTTACTTAGCACACTTAAGTCAAGATAATAACATGAAAGACTTGGCGCGGATGTCTGTTGAACAAACGTTGCTTAATAAAGGTTTTGGTGTTGGCGAGCAATTTGAACTGTATGATACGGATCCAAAAACCCCTACGCCACTAGTTGCAGTCTAA